In a single window of the Cucurbita pepo subsp. pepo cultivar mu-cu-16 chromosome LG18, ASM280686v2, whole genome shotgun sequence genome:
- the LOC111780365 gene encoding hexokinase-3-like isoform X3, with amino-acid sequence MVWGHIRCSYWVVLLFCSFSIFRSEKGTFYALDLGGTNFRVLRVHLGGQRSLSLKHDVEMQPIPQNLMTGTREDLFDFIASSLKEFVEKANDPDQLAARRRELGFTFSFPVKQTSASSGALIKWTKGFSIEDMIGRDAAESLQQAIDRIGLDMRVSVLINDTVGTLAVGHYQDPDTVAAVIIGTGTNACYLERTDAIIKCQGIFTTFGRMAINMEWGNFWSSHLPRTTYDGDLDADSPNPNEQGFEKMISGMYLGDIVRRVILKISQESDVFGPASTLLSMPFKLRTPLMAAMHEDSSPELTEVAWILEDILEITDIPLKVRKLVAKICDIVTRRAARLAAAGIVGILKKIGRDGTSGIAGGRSRTNIKLKRTVVAIEGGLYTSYTMFREYLHEALVEILGEEIALHVILKPTEDGSGIGAALLAASYSAYDTVSVDNSL; translated from the exons ATGG TGTGGGGGCATATTCGCTGTTCTTACTGGGTGGTTCTCCTTTTCTGTTCGTTTTCCATCTTCAGGAGCGAGAAAGGAACCTTTTATGCTCTGGATCTTGGGGGTACTAATTTTAGGGTTCTGAGAGTTCATCTCGGTGGCCAGAGGTCTCTTAGTTTGAAGCATGATGTGGAGATGCAGCCCATTCCTCAAAATTTAATGACCGGCACACGCGAG GatctatttgattttattgctTCTTCGCTGAAGGAGTTCGTGGAGAAAGCCAATGATCCTGATCAGTTGGCTGCTAGAAGAAGGGAACTTGGATTTACATTTTCCTTTCCTGTCAAACAAACATCTGCTTCATCAGGCGCGCTGATTAAATGGACTAAAGGATTTTCCATTGAAGACATG ATTGGACGAGATGCTGCAGAATCTTTACAACAAGCCATCGATAGGATTGGACTGGATATGAGGGTATCAGTATTG ATTAATGACACTGTGGGAACATTAGCTGTTGGACATTATCAAGATCCTGACACTGTTGCTGCAGTTATAATTGGCACTGGCACCAATGCTTGCTATCTTGAACGTACTGATGCCATTATCAAATGCCAGGGGATTTTTACAACATTTGGGAGAATG GCCATCAACATGGAATGGGGAAACTTTTGGTCTTCTCATTTGCCAAGAACTACTTACGATGGTGATTTGGATGCTGATAGCCCCAATCCCAATGAACAG GGATTTGAGAAAATGATATCGGGTATGTATCTTGGTGATATTGTGAGGAGAGTAATTCTGAAGATATCTCAAGAATCTGATGTTTTTGGCCCTGCTTCTACCCTGTTATCGATGCCCTTCAAATTGAg AACGCCATTGATGGCTGCAATGCACGAGGATAGCTCCCCGGAGTTAACAGAAGTAGCATGGATCTTAGAAGACATCTTGGAG ATAACTGATATACCCTTAAAGGTTCGAAAGCTTGTAGCGAAAATATGTGACATTGTGACACGTAGAGCTGCTCGCTTGGCAGCTGCTGGTATTGTGGGCATCCTAAAGAAGATAGGGCGGGACGGAACCAGTGGAATCGCTGGTGGAAGAAGTAGAACTAACATCAAACTTAAACGAACAGTTGTTGCAATTGAGGGAGGTCTATATACAAGCTATACAATGTTTAGAGAGTATCTACACGAGGCTTTGGTTGAAATACTGGGAGAGGAGATCGCCCTGCATGTTATTTTAAAGCCAACGGAAGATGGTTCGGGTATTGGGGCTGCACTGCTTGCAGCTTCTTATTCAGCCTACGATACGGTATCTGTGGATAACTCGCTATaa
- the LOC111780365 gene encoding hexokinase-3-like isoform X2 — MGGKLVFGVAVGVAVAACAVAAVVVGRRVERRSKWKRVLRILEELEAACDTPVKRLRQVVDAMAVEMHAGLASEGGSKLKMILTYVDNLPNGSEKGTFYALDLGGTNFRVLRVHLGGQRSLSLKHDVEMQPIPQNLMTGTREDLFDFIASSLKEFVEKANDPDQLAARRRELGFTFSFPVKQTSASSGALIKWTKGFSIEDMIGRDAAESLQQAIDRIGLDMRVSVLINDTVGTLAVGHYQDPDTVAAVIIGTGTNACYLERTDAIIKCQGIFTTFGRMAINMEWGNFWSSHLPRTTYDGDLDADSPNPNEQGFEKMISGMYLGDIVRRVILKISQESDVFGPASTLLSMPFKLRTPLMAAMHEDSSPELTEVAWILEDILEITDIPLKVRKLVAKICDIVTRRAARLAAAGIVGILKKIGRDGTSGIAGGRSRTNIKLKRTVVAIEGGLYTSYTMFREYLHEALVEILGEEIALHVILKPTEDGSGIGAALLAASYSAYDTVSVDNSL; from the exons ATGGGGGGGAAGTTGGTGTTCGGTGTGGCGGTTGGTGTAGCGGTGGCGGCTTGTGCGGTGGCGGCAGTGGTGGTCGGTCGGAGAGTTGAAAGACGGAGTAAGTGGAAGAGAGTGTTGAGAATCTTGGAAGAGCTTGAGGCGGCTTGTGATACTCCTGTGAAGAGATTGAGGCAAGTGGTTGATGCTATGGCTGTGGAAATGCATGCTGGATTGGCCTCTGAAGGTGGTTCCAAGCTTAAAATGATACTCACATATGTAGATAATCTGCCCAATGG GAGCGAGAAAGGAACCTTTTATGCTCTGGATCTTGGGGGTACTAATTTTAGGGTTCTGAGAGTTCATCTCGGTGGCCAGAGGTCTCTTAGTTTGAAGCATGATGTGGAGATGCAGCCCATTCCTCAAAATTTAATGACCGGCACACGCGAG GatctatttgattttattgctTCTTCGCTGAAGGAGTTCGTGGAGAAAGCCAATGATCCTGATCAGTTGGCTGCTAGAAGAAGGGAACTTGGATTTACATTTTCCTTTCCTGTCAAACAAACATCTGCTTCATCAGGCGCGCTGATTAAATGGACTAAAGGATTTTCCATTGAAGACATG ATTGGACGAGATGCTGCAGAATCTTTACAACAAGCCATCGATAGGATTGGACTGGATATGAGGGTATCAGTATTG ATTAATGACACTGTGGGAACATTAGCTGTTGGACATTATCAAGATCCTGACACTGTTGCTGCAGTTATAATTGGCACTGGCACCAATGCTTGCTATCTTGAACGTACTGATGCCATTATCAAATGCCAGGGGATTTTTACAACATTTGGGAGAATG GCCATCAACATGGAATGGGGAAACTTTTGGTCTTCTCATTTGCCAAGAACTACTTACGATGGTGATTTGGATGCTGATAGCCCCAATCCCAATGAACAG GGATTTGAGAAAATGATATCGGGTATGTATCTTGGTGATATTGTGAGGAGAGTAATTCTGAAGATATCTCAAGAATCTGATGTTTTTGGCCCTGCTTCTACCCTGTTATCGATGCCCTTCAAATTGAg AACGCCATTGATGGCTGCAATGCACGAGGATAGCTCCCCGGAGTTAACAGAAGTAGCATGGATCTTAGAAGACATCTTGGAG ATAACTGATATACCCTTAAAGGTTCGAAAGCTTGTAGCGAAAATATGTGACATTGTGACACGTAGAGCTGCTCGCTTGGCAGCTGCTGGTATTGTGGGCATCCTAAAGAAGATAGGGCGGGACGGAACCAGTGGAATCGCTGGTGGAAGAAGTAGAACTAACATCAAACTTAAACGAACAGTTGTTGCAATTGAGGGAGGTCTATATACAAGCTATACAATGTTTAGAGAGTATCTACACGAGGCTTTGGTTGAAATACTGGGAGAGGAGATCGCCCTGCATGTTATTTTAAAGCCAACGGAAGATGGTTCGGGTATTGGGGCTGCACTGCTTGCAGCTTCTTATTCAGCCTACGATACGGTATCTGTGGATAACTCGCTATaa
- the LOC111780365 gene encoding hexokinase-3-like isoform X1, giving the protein MGGKLVFGVAVGVAVAACAVAAVVVGRRVERRSKWKRVLRILEELEAACDTPVKRLRQVVDAMAVEMHAGLASEVWGHIRCSYWVVLLFCSFSIFRSEKGTFYALDLGGTNFRVLRVHLGGQRSLSLKHDVEMQPIPQNLMTGTREDLFDFIASSLKEFVEKANDPDQLAARRRELGFTFSFPVKQTSASSGALIKWTKGFSIEDMIGRDAAESLQQAIDRIGLDMRVSVLINDTVGTLAVGHYQDPDTVAAVIIGTGTNACYLERTDAIIKCQGIFTTFGRMAINMEWGNFWSSHLPRTTYDGDLDADSPNPNEQGFEKMISGMYLGDIVRRVILKISQESDVFGPASTLLSMPFKLRTPLMAAMHEDSSPELTEVAWILEDILEITDIPLKVRKLVAKICDIVTRRAARLAAAGIVGILKKIGRDGTSGIAGGRSRTNIKLKRTVVAIEGGLYTSYTMFREYLHEALVEILGEEIALHVILKPTEDGSGIGAALLAASYSAYDTVSVDNSL; this is encoded by the exons ATGGGGGGGAAGTTGGTGTTCGGTGTGGCGGTTGGTGTAGCGGTGGCGGCTTGTGCGGTGGCGGCAGTGGTGGTCGGTCGGAGAGTTGAAAGACGGAGTAAGTGGAAGAGAGTGTTGAGAATCTTGGAAGAGCTTGAGGCGGCTTGTGATACTCCTGTGAAGAGATTGAGGCAAGTGGTTGATGCTATGGCTGTGGAAATGCATGCTGGATTGGCCTCTGAAG TGTGGGGGCATATTCGCTGTTCTTACTGGGTGGTTCTCCTTTTCTGTTCGTTTTCCATCTTCAGGAGCGAGAAAGGAACCTTTTATGCTCTGGATCTTGGGGGTACTAATTTTAGGGTTCTGAGAGTTCATCTCGGTGGCCAGAGGTCTCTTAGTTTGAAGCATGATGTGGAGATGCAGCCCATTCCTCAAAATTTAATGACCGGCACACGCGAG GatctatttgattttattgctTCTTCGCTGAAGGAGTTCGTGGAGAAAGCCAATGATCCTGATCAGTTGGCTGCTAGAAGAAGGGAACTTGGATTTACATTTTCCTTTCCTGTCAAACAAACATCTGCTTCATCAGGCGCGCTGATTAAATGGACTAAAGGATTTTCCATTGAAGACATG ATTGGACGAGATGCTGCAGAATCTTTACAACAAGCCATCGATAGGATTGGACTGGATATGAGGGTATCAGTATTG ATTAATGACACTGTGGGAACATTAGCTGTTGGACATTATCAAGATCCTGACACTGTTGCTGCAGTTATAATTGGCACTGGCACCAATGCTTGCTATCTTGAACGTACTGATGCCATTATCAAATGCCAGGGGATTTTTACAACATTTGGGAGAATG GCCATCAACATGGAATGGGGAAACTTTTGGTCTTCTCATTTGCCAAGAACTACTTACGATGGTGATTTGGATGCTGATAGCCCCAATCCCAATGAACAG GGATTTGAGAAAATGATATCGGGTATGTATCTTGGTGATATTGTGAGGAGAGTAATTCTGAAGATATCTCAAGAATCTGATGTTTTTGGCCCTGCTTCTACCCTGTTATCGATGCCCTTCAAATTGAg AACGCCATTGATGGCTGCAATGCACGAGGATAGCTCCCCGGAGTTAACAGAAGTAGCATGGATCTTAGAAGACATCTTGGAG ATAACTGATATACCCTTAAAGGTTCGAAAGCTTGTAGCGAAAATATGTGACATTGTGACACGTAGAGCTGCTCGCTTGGCAGCTGCTGGTATTGTGGGCATCCTAAAGAAGATAGGGCGGGACGGAACCAGTGGAATCGCTGGTGGAAGAAGTAGAACTAACATCAAACTTAAACGAACAGTTGTTGCAATTGAGGGAGGTCTATATACAAGCTATACAATGTTTAGAGAGTATCTACACGAGGCTTTGGTTGAAATACTGGGAGAGGAGATCGCCCTGCATGTTATTTTAAAGCCAACGGAAGATGGTTCGGGTATTGGGGCTGCACTGCTTGCAGCTTCTTATTCAGCCTACGATACGGTATCTGTGGATAACTCGCTATaa